The Salvelinus fontinalis isolate EN_2023a chromosome 24, ASM2944872v1, whole genome shotgun sequence genome has a segment encoding these proteins:
- the LOC129822669 gene encoding extracellular calcium-sensing receptor-like translates to MSLCGWLWLLYCLHVPGSVWGLDGVGEGACRLIAKPVSGSVYRAGDVVIGGLFPIHVEAPLPEQEFRSINGNATCTIFNQRAYRWLQTMIFAVEEINRDPALLPNLTLGFLASDTCRSEGTTLGAALAMVTGKEASVVGTECGTTPEVPVIIGDARSSASMVVAQTLGPFDLPMVSYFATCACLSDNWRYPSFFRTVPSDAFQARGMAKLLRLLRWVWVGLVSEDGDYGKFGVQLLLQELQGSGVCVAYSEVLPKLPSKRKIRHIVNTIRGSTARVVVAFVGFAGHSGALMEEVVRQNITDKQWIASEAWVTFSSIAAPKNLPSLAGTIGFALKKADIPGLGTFLTRLHPDGDYQKSDPFVWELWEEIFGCSLGVDLSVTLLSRRQCTGSEVIREGESLYADVSQLRASYNVYKAVYAIAYAIQDMVACRPGDGVFNGGQCPDIRKLQPSQIVHYLRGVNFSTPVGESFHFDMNGDPPASYDIINWHVTPEGTAEFVQVGHFLSSEGSEDQFHIDMDKVVWGGGSGDEVPVSVCSADCPPGTRHAVQKGRPVCCFDCLSCAEGEISNTTGSDQCIRCPERFWSNPDRTACIPQLVDFLSYSDTMGVILSVISVSGATLTAGALATFLYHRHTALVKANNSELSFLLLLSLKLCFLCALVFIGRPKPWTCMLRHTLFGISFVFCISCLLSRTVVVLVAFRATLPGENLMRYFSPTQQRMGISLCTLIQVLICVLWLALAPPQPAERGDREGRGPRVVLECEVGSVVGFSLVLGYIGLLASLCLLLAFLARKLPDNFNEAKFITFSMLIFCAVWISFIPAYVSSPGKYTVAVEIFAILASSFGLLFCLFAPKCFIILLRPERNTKKHMMSK, encoded by the exons atgAGCCTCTGTGGCTGGCTGTGGCTGCTCTACTGTCTCCATGTCCCTGGGTCTGTCTGGGGTCTCGATGGAGTTGGAGAGGGGGCTTGTCGGCTGATAGCTAAGCCAGTATCTGGCAGTGTTTATCGGGCAGGAGATGTGGTTATTGGGGGCCTGTTCCCCATCCATGTGGAAGCCCCTCTGCCAGAGCAGGAGTTCAGGAGCATTAATGGAAATGCTACCTGTACAAT TTTCAACCAGCGTGCTTACCGTTGGCTCCAGACTATGATTTTTGCTGTGGAGGAGATTAACCGTGACCCAGCCCTCCTGCCTAACCTCACCCTGGGGTTCCTGGCTTCTGACACATGTCGGTCAGAGGGCACCACCCTGGGGGCAGCCCTAGCCATGGTGACCGGCAAGGAGGCCTCCGTGGTGGGCACAGAGTGTGGCACAACCCCCGAGGTTCCCGTCATCATCGGAGATGCCCGCTCCTCAGCTTCCATGGTGGTGGCACAGACCCTCGGGCCGTTTGATTTACCCATG GTGAGTTACTTTGCCACTTGTGCATGTTTGAGTGACAACTGGAGGTACCCCTCGTTCTTCCGTACGGTACCCAGTGATGCCTTCCAGGCTCGGGGCATGGCCAAGCTGCTGCGTCTGCTGAGATGGGTGTGGGTGGGACTGGTGTCAGAGGATGGTGACTATGGCAAGTTTGGGGTTCAGCTGCTTCTCCAAGAGCTCCAGGGATCTGGGGTGTGTGTCGCCTACTCTGAGGTCCTCCCCAAG TTACCGTCTAAGAGAAAGATCAGGCACATTGTGAACACCATCAGAGGATCTACTGCCAGAGTGGTGGTGGCATTTGTAGGATTTGCGGGTCATTCAGGG GCCCTGATGGAAGAGGTTGTCCGCCAGAACATTACAGATAAGCAGTGGATTGCCTCAGAGGCCTGGGTCACTTTCTCTTCTATTGCCGCCCCAAAGAACCTGCCCTCTCTTGCCGGGACAATCGGTTTTGCCCTGAAGAAAGCTGATATTCCCGGCTTGGGGACTTTCCTAACACGCCTCCATCCAGACGGGGACTACCAGAAGTCCGACCCCTTCGTGTGGGAATTGTGGGAAGAGATATTTGGGTGTTCTCTGGGGGTTGACCTCAGCGTAACACTGCTGTCCAGGCGACAGTGCACTGGGTCAGAGGTCATAC GTGAGGGGGAGAGCCTGTATGCTGACGTGTCTCAGCTGAGAGCCAGCTATAATGTGTACAAGGCTGTGTACGCCATCGCCTACGCCATACAGGATATGGTGGCCTGTCGACCAGGGGACGGAGTCTTTAATGGTGGACAGTGCCCTGATATCAGGAAGCTTCAGCCCAGCCAG ATTGTTCATTATCTGAGGGGGGTGAACTTCAGTACTCCTGTGGGGGAATCTTTCCACTTCGACATGAATGGTGATCCGCCTGCCTCTTATGACATCATCAACTGGCATGTGACCCCCGAGGGGACAGCAGAGTTTGTCCAGGTTGGACATTTTCTGTCCTCTGAGGGTTCGGAAGACCAGTTCCACATCGACATGGATAAAGTGGTGTGGGGTGGGGGCAGCGGAGATGAG GTCCCTGTGTCTGTATGCAGTGCTGACTGTCCCCCTGGTACCAGGCATGCGGTACAGAAGGGGAGGCCTGTTTGCTGCTTTGACTGTCTGTCCTGCGCTGAGGGAGAGATCAGCAACACAACAG GGTCAGATCAGTGTATTAGGTGTCCAGAGCGGTTCTGGTCCAACCCTGATCGTACGGCCTGCATCCCCCAGCTGGTGGACTTCCTCTCCTACAGCGACACCATGGGCGTCATCCTGTCTGTCATCTCGGTTTCCGGGGCAACACTGACAGCCGGTGCCCTGGCCACCTTCCTCTACCACCGTCACACGGCCCTG GTGAAAGCCAACAACTCTGAGCTCAGCTTCCTGCTTCTGCTGTCACTCAAGCTCTGCTTCCTGTGTGCGCTGGTTTTCATTGGCCGGCCGAAGCCTTGGACATGCATGCTGAGACACACCCTCTTTGGTATAAGCTTTGTGTTCTGCATCTCCTGTCTGCTCAGCAGgactgtggtggtgctggtggcCTTCAGGGCCACTCTGCCTGGAGAGAACCTGATGAGATACTTCAGCCCCACCCAGCAGAGGATGGGTATCTCACTCTGCACACTCATCCAG GTGTTGATCTGTGTACTGTGGCTGGCCCTAGCTCCACCCCAACCGgctgagaggggggacagagagggtcGGGGGCCGAGGGTCGTCCTGGAGTGTGAGGTGGGCTCTGTGGTTGGCTTCTCTCTGGTGCTCGGCTACATCGGCCTGCtggcctccctctgtctcctcttagCCTTcctggccaggaaactcccagaCAACTTCAACGAGGCCAAGTTCATCACCTTCAGCATGCTGATATTCTGTGCCGTGTGGATCTCCTTCATCCCTGCCTACGTCAGCTCTCCTGGGAAGTACACAGTAGCTGTAGAGATCTTTGCCATCCTGGCCTCCAGCTTTgggctgctgttctgtctgttTGCTCCAAAGTGTTTCATCATCCTTCTGAGACCAGAGAGAAACACCAAGAAACACATGATGTCCAAATAG